One Owenweeksia hongkongensis DSM 17368 genomic region harbors:
- a CDS encoding DUF202 domain-containing protein, with protein sequence MKRKLRFPRIVKPFEAKEKIILRDYLALERTTLANERTLFSYIRTSLYLVIGGIGLLKLEDFSSLRWLGNVSLVISALLIIYGLIRYFMLKRKLLKFYENKDLPE encoded by the coding sequence ATGAAGAGAAAACTTCGATTCCCAAGAATTGTAAAGCCTTTTGAGGCAAAAGAGAAAATCATTCTCAGAGATTATCTCGCTTTAGAGCGAACCACCTTGGCAAATGAAAGGACATTATTCTCCTACATTCGAACCAGCCTTTATTTGGTAATTGGAGGGATTGGTTTACTCAAGCTTGAAGATTTTAGCAGTTTGCGCTGGCTCGGAAATGTTTCCTTGGTAATCAGTGCCTTGCTTATTATTTATGGTTTAATCCGATATTTTATGCTCAAGCGAAAGCTGCTGAAGTTTTATGAGAACAAAGATTTGCCAGAGTAA